In Zunongwangia profunda SM-A87, the following proteins share a genomic window:
- a CDS encoding M16 family metallopeptidase, whose product MTLKKILILFYVLFVYTLNAQEDSSLKVNFESFTLPNGLTVIMHTDHSDPVVAVALTAHVGSAREKENRTGFAHLFEHLLFLESENLGKGGLDKMSARIGGSGANGSTSRDRTNFFQTVPKDALEKMIWAEADKLGFFINTVTKPVLAKEKQVVKNEKRQSYDNRPYGHTMYVIDKNLYPKDHPYNWQVIGSLEDLQNATLQDVKDFYNQWYVPNNVILTIAGDFDKEKAKQWVHKYFDEIPSGEEIKRQEKQLVDLEETKKLYYEDNFARLPELTMAWPSVYSYHEDSYAFSILAEYLSSGKNAPLYKKLVEEKEFTGSVNMYNYSSELAGELLLQVRAYEGKDLDSVAAAIEETFAEFSKNGISDKDLKRIKAGQETSFYNSISSVLGKGFQLAQYQIFANDPNFINKEMNKLLAVSKEDVMQVFNKYIKDQNYVATSFVPKGQKTLALENSKPAEIDEEKIVEGAEEDFDASQQADYEKTPSSFDRSLEPPYAATPQLTTPAVWKDFMPSGMQVYGITNSEVPLVKFEFQLEGGLLLENPNKTGVSNLLAEILGEGTANKTPEELEEAIALLGAHIRINSSKTQISVSGSTLAKNFTETIALVEEILLHPRWDEEEFKLAKQQVLNQLEEEKANPDVIANLEFQKLIYGERNILSKNILGTKSSIEDINIKDLKDYYQENLTPQRTKFLVVGAVDKSQATDALKSISANWPAKNVQLPRITKPELPKKSKVYFYDIPGAKQSVFRFGSPAMAATSKDFYPAEVMNYRLGGGSFASQLTQQLREGKGYTYGIRSGFFGDKYAGWFMISTGVRTNITDDAAKLVKNILQNYPENFNQYDLEVTKSYMIKSNMRKFETLDAKLNMLSEISNYDRDYDYIKQREELVNKLDILNIQDLAKKYINPNRMYYLIVGDAKTQLDKLGQLGFGNPILLNPEQE is encoded by the coding sequence ATGACATTAAAAAAAATACTTATACTTTTTTATGTGCTATTCGTTTATACGCTAAATGCGCAGGAAGATAGTTCGCTAAAAGTAAACTTTGAAAGTTTTACATTGCCTAATGGCCTTACCGTTATTATGCATACCGATCATTCAGATCCTGTAGTTGCAGTGGCGCTAACTGCACACGTAGGATCGGCGAGAGAGAAAGAGAATCGTACCGGTTTTGCTCATTTATTCGAGCATTTATTATTTCTGGAATCTGAGAACTTGGGTAAAGGCGGACTCGATAAAATGAGTGCAAGAATTGGTGGTTCTGGTGCCAATGGATCGACTAGTCGCGATCGCACCAACTTTTTTCAAACAGTACCTAAAGATGCTCTTGAAAAAATGATCTGGGCAGAAGCCGATAAATTAGGCTTCTTTATCAATACGGTAACCAAACCGGTCTTGGCCAAAGAAAAGCAGGTGGTTAAAAACGAAAAAAGACAGAGTTATGATAACCGGCCTTATGGACATACAATGTATGTTATCGACAAAAATCTTTATCCTAAAGATCATCCATACAACTGGCAGGTCATTGGTAGTTTAGAGGATCTTCAAAATGCTACACTTCAGGATGTAAAAGATTTCTATAATCAATGGTATGTCCCTAATAATGTGATTTTAACGATTGCCGGTGATTTTGATAAAGAAAAGGCAAAACAATGGGTGCATAAATATTTTGATGAAATCCCATCTGGAGAAGAAATTAAAAGACAGGAAAAGCAATTAGTAGATCTCGAGGAGACCAAAAAATTGTATTACGAGGACAACTTTGCGCGTCTGCCCGAATTAACTATGGCTTGGCCTAGCGTTTATTCGTATCATGAAGATTCTTATGCCTTCTCTATTCTGGCTGAATATTTAAGTAGCGGAAAAAATGCGCCTTTGTACAAAAAACTGGTAGAAGAAAAAGAATTCACGGGATCGGTTAACATGTACAATTATAGCTCTGAACTTGCCGGGGAACTATTGCTTCAGGTTAGAGCTTACGAGGGAAAAGATTTAGATAGCGTAGCTGCGGCAATCGAAGAAACTTTTGCTGAATTTTCCAAAAACGGAATTTCAGATAAAGATCTTAAACGTATAAAAGCCGGACAGGAAACCAGTTTTTATAATAGTATTAGTAGCGTCCTGGGAAAAGGCTTTCAGCTAGCCCAATATCAGATTTTTGCCAACGATCCTAACTTTATCAATAAAGAAATGAACAAGCTCCTGGCGGTAAGCAAGGAAGACGTGATGCAAGTTTTTAATAAATACATCAAAGATCAGAATTATGTGGCTACAAGTTTTGTACCTAAAGGGCAAAAAACATTAGCACTGGAAAATTCTAAACCCGCAGAAATTGATGAAGAGAAAATCGTTGAAGGGGCTGAAGAGGATTTTGATGCCTCCCAACAAGCCGATTACGAAAAAACTCCATCCAGCTTTGATAGAAGTCTTGAGCCTCCCTATGCTGCCACACCACAGCTTACTACTCCTGCAGTTTGGAAAGATTTTATGCCTTCAGGAATGCAGGTTTATGGAATCACTAATAGCGAGGTTCCCCTAGTGAAATTTGAATTTCAGTTGGAGGGCGGATTACTCTTGGAAAACCCAAACAAAACTGGAGTCTCTAATTTACTGGCAGAAATTTTAGGGGAAGGAACAGCGAATAAAACCCCGGAAGAATTAGAAGAAGCCATCGCTTTGTTAGGTGCCCATATCAGGATTAATTCGAGCAAAACTCAAATTAGTGTTTCCGGTAGTACTTTGGCTAAAAACTTTACAGAAACTATCGCTCTGGTTGAAGAAATATTATTGCACCCAAGATGGGACGAAGAAGAATTTAAACTGGCAAAACAGCAGGTGCTTAACCAGCTTGAAGAAGAAAAAGCAAATCCAGACGTTATCGCCAATCTGGAATTTCAAAAACTGATCTATGGCGAAAGAAATATACTATCTAAAAATATACTTGGAACTAAGTCTAGTATTGAGGATATTAACATTAAGGATCTAAAGGATTATTACCAGGAGAATTTGACACCACAGCGCACCAAATTTTTAGTGGTGGGTGCGGTGGATAAAAGTCAGGCCACCGATGCTTTAAAATCAATTTCGGCAAACTGGCCGGCAAAAAATGTACAGTTGCCCAGGATTACCAAACCTGAACTTCCAAAAAAATCGAAGGTATATTTCTATGATATTCCGGGAGCGAAACAATCTGTTTTTAGGTTTGGCTCACCGGCGATGGCAGCTACCAGTAAAGATTTCTATCCGGCAGAAGTAATGAATTACCGGTTGGGCGGTGGTAGTTTTGCTTCCCAGCTTACCCAGCAATTACGGGAAGGTAAAGGCTATACATATGGCATTAGATCGGGATTTTTTGGAGATAAATATGCAGGTTGGTTTATGATTTCTACCGGTGTAAGAACCAATATTACAGATGATGCTGCTAAACTTGTAAAGAACATATTGCAAAATTATCCAGAGAATTTTAATCAGTATGACCTGGAGGTTACTAAAAGCTATATGATAAAGAGTAACATGCGTAAATTTGAAACTTTAGATGCTAAACTTAATATGCTTAGTGAAATTAGTAATTACGATCGTGATTACGATTATATTAAGCAAAGAGAAGAACTGGTTAATAAGTTGGATATTCTTAATATTCAGGATTTAGCAAAAAAATATATCAATCCAAACCGGATGTATTATTTAATTGTTGGTGATGCCAAGACTCAACTAGATAAACTAGGGCAACTGGGCTTTGGAAACCCCATACTTTTAAACCCTGAACAGGAATAA
- a CDS encoding ligand-binding sensor domain-containing protein has protein sequence MRSIGQLSDGRMVIVTEGLVDIYNGSSFTYMHYNEDKDYELSDYSGYHRLYIGPNDGIWLKNTYSLKYIDMKKEKLITDVDQIFQKMGINEKVTDFFIDPNKDFWYKGESGKLFFKPKDKEKASVFIDKLPKNDPLYDLTVAKNQVFLFYRSGQVEAHHLTSKKIRHFKNSIQNKPYHNTLLVVPDKHYIYQLRNGDSLGIAHRLDMNSGEWEMLLKTDYFLNTLSIDWNRNIWITNPKGIMQIDTSLFHKRTIEKLKLLNGDVINSEISTIFFDKNKGVWIGTLNRGLLYYHRDRFKFKNIGHKFFPHTSEKDIVINGFSEFDDKVLVATDNGVFLYYPKNQKIERFSRFTTPLKCRFIFTEDDDCWIGTSNGLYISNKKTFQKLKTPFSQVYQYLGASIHQYLLATDQGLFLLNSKNNAITQVTEKSAPIFNISRIDSNKYAGVSREGLFFIILKKIVSKQQKPILKFAFFIKRTRPSMICIRIVVDGYGPLLRMD, from the coding sequence GTGCGTAGCATCGGTCAGTTAAGTGATGGCAGGATGGTTATTGTTACAGAGGGTCTGGTAGACATTTATAACGGGAGCTCTTTTACTTATATGCACTATAATGAAGATAAAGATTATGAACTATCCGATTATTCCGGTTATCACCGCCTTTATATAGGTCCTAACGACGGTATCTGGCTGAAGAATACATACTCGCTTAAGTATATCGACATGAAAAAAGAAAAATTGATTACCGATGTGGATCAAATTTTTCAAAAAATGGGAATAAATGAAAAAGTGACTGATTTTTTTATTGATCCTAATAAAGACTTTTGGTATAAAGGGGAAAGCGGAAAGTTATTTTTTAAACCTAAGGATAAAGAAAAGGCTTCGGTTTTTATAGATAAGTTGCCTAAAAACGATCCGCTTTATGACCTTACGGTAGCTAAAAATCAGGTTTTTCTATTTTATCGCTCAGGACAGGTAGAAGCTCACCATCTCACTTCAAAAAAAATTAGGCATTTTAAAAATTCCATTCAAAATAAACCTTATCACAATACTTTATTGGTGGTTCCAGATAAACATTACATCTATCAATTAAGAAATGGGGATAGCTTGGGAATTGCACATCGGTTGGATATGAACAGTGGAGAATGGGAGATGCTTCTTAAAACCGATTATTTTCTAAATACATTGAGCATCGATTGGAATCGCAATATTTGGATTACCAATCCTAAAGGAATTATGCAAATAGATACTTCACTATTCCACAAAAGAACCATAGAAAAACTTAAACTGCTAAATGGAGATGTCATTAATTCTGAAATAAGTACTATTTTCTTTGACAAGAATAAAGGGGTATGGATCGGTACATTAAACAGAGGGCTTTTATATTATCACCGGGACCGTTTTAAATTTAAAAATATCGGACATAAGTTCTTTCCTCATACCTCAGAAAAAGATATCGTAATAAATGGGTTTTCTGAATTTGACGATAAAGTTTTAGTAGCTACTGATAACGGAGTTTTTTTATATTATCCAAAGAACCAAAAAATAGAGCGATTTTCAAGATTTACAACTCCATTAAAATGCAGGTTTATTTTTACCGAGGATGATGATTGCTGGATTGGCACATCCAATGGTCTCTATATTTCCAATAAAAAGACTTTCCAAAAACTAAAAACCCCATTCTCACAAGTTTACCAGTATCTTGGCGCTTCAATTCATCAATATTTGTTGGCTACAGATCAGGGTTTGTTTTTATTGAACTCTAAAAATAATGCTATAACACAGGTAACAGAAAAATCAGCTCCAATTTTTAATATTTCAAGGATTGATTCTAATAAGTATGCCGGAGTTTCCAGGGAAGGCCTGTTTTTTATAATCTTAAAGAAGATTGTCTCCAAACAGCAAAAACCAATACTGAAATTCGCTTTTTTCATCAAAAGAACCAGGCCATCAATGATTTGTATACGGATAGTCGTGGATGGTTATGGACCGCTTCTCAGGATGGATTAA
- a CDS encoding hybrid sensor histidine kinase/response regulator transcription factor — protein sequence MYTDSRGWLWTASQDGLSVWFPKKNKLKHFYAKDGLVNNSIQSIIEDDKQQIWVATSNGLSCVHISEEKKDPAFFFTNYNQYDGVVDYEFVKNSVLKMNNGSLLWGGLDGFNIFNPANNLLEKTKLEVPIFTQFELFGKPISPGQEFNGKTILDKAIQYTSAITLKHRQNFFSLSFSGLNYTNVSKTKYKYRLEGIDENWQEIAPDNGLGKASYTDLSPGDYTLKVTSSANGTIWSDMATLHIIILPPWWKTWPAYLGYIVLILFIIYLCFHLLLKYQKEKLKAKQSEELRTLKDQFFTNVSHELKTPLSLIITPLASILKTENSSNRSKLTKIHQSAIELLQLVNQLLDVRKIETTGKLSVNSDCCQLNQLLNNVTQPFDELAQHKGIRFKREISKEETLIFIDNEKFKKIVSNLLSNAFKFTPQEGKVSFIGELDGEILKIQVTDNGKGIAKEEVPKIFERYYRSNPEGENTGTGIGLHLVKSYLELLGGTVNVTSAPAKGSTFTVRIPVRINIPAQPKILTSYKDTNEGFSILIVEDHPDFQDFLFSELKEDFNIYTAKNGLEGLEQVKKHHPDLVISDIMMPVMTGITLCHNIKSDIEISHIPVILLSARSSEESKLKGFEAKADAYMDKPFNLEILKQRIENLVQEQQSRKEVFKNSAEIKPDEITIGKTDSLFMEKALQKVHENMENTAYSVKQLSSDLNMDRTGLFRKIKAITGLSPTAFIRSIKLKHARQLLDEGKSVSEVSVKVGFSSLSYFGKCFQQEYGKKPSDYKN from the coding sequence TTGTATACGGATAGTCGTGGATGGTTATGGACCGCTTCTCAGGATGGATTAAGTGTTTGGTTTCCTAAAAAAAATAAACTTAAACATTTCTATGCAAAAGATGGCTTGGTAAACAACAGTATCCAATCGATTATAGAAGATGATAAACAACAAATTTGGGTAGCTACTTCTAACGGGTTGTCTTGTGTACATATATCTGAAGAAAAAAAGGACCCGGCCTTCTTTTTTACAAATTATAACCAATATGATGGTGTTGTAGATTATGAATTTGTAAAAAATTCAGTACTAAAAATGAACAATGGTAGTTTGTTATGGGGCGGCTTGGATGGTTTTAATATTTTTAATCCTGCCAATAATCTTTTAGAAAAAACAAAATTAGAAGTACCAATTTTCACGCAGTTCGAATTATTTGGGAAGCCTATATCACCAGGGCAGGAATTTAACGGTAAAACCATTTTAGATAAAGCCATACAATACACCTCAGCAATTACACTGAAGCACCGACAAAATTTCTTTTCTTTAAGTTTTTCTGGATTAAATTACACCAATGTATCGAAAACAAAATACAAATATAGGCTTGAGGGAATCGACGAAAACTGGCAGGAAATAGCACCGGATAATGGATTAGGAAAAGCTTCTTATACCGATTTAAGCCCGGGAGACTATACCTTAAAAGTGACCTCTTCTGCTAACGGAACAATATGGAGTGATATGGCCACTCTACATATTATCATTTTACCCCCATGGTGGAAAACCTGGCCGGCCTACCTGGGTTACATAGTACTGATTTTGTTCATTATATATCTATGTTTCCACTTACTTTTAAAATATCAAAAGGAAAAACTTAAAGCAAAACAGTCGGAAGAATTACGGACTTTAAAAGATCAGTTTTTCACCAATGTAAGTCATGAACTAAAAACGCCACTTAGCCTTATCATTACTCCTTTAGCCTCTATTCTAAAAACCGAAAATAGTTCGAATCGCTCTAAATTGACTAAAATTCATCAAAGTGCTATAGAGTTGTTACAATTGGTAAATCAATTACTGGACGTTCGCAAAATCGAAACTACCGGGAAACTATCTGTAAATTCTGATTGCTGCCAGCTTAATCAGCTTTTAAATAACGTTACTCAGCCTTTTGATGAATTAGCACAGCATAAGGGAATACGTTTTAAAAGAGAAATTTCTAAAGAAGAAACCTTAATATTTATAGATAATGAAAAGTTTAAAAAAATAGTAAGCAACCTGTTATCTAACGCATTTAAATTTACACCGCAAGAGGGCAAAGTGAGCTTTATCGGGGAACTAGATGGAGAAATCCTTAAAATACAGGTTACGGATAATGGTAAGGGGATTGCAAAGGAAGAAGTACCAAAAATTTTTGAACGCTATTATCGATCTAATCCTGAAGGTGAGAATACCGGTACCGGTATTGGCTTACATCTGGTTAAATCTTACCTGGAATTATTAGGGGGAACGGTAAATGTAACCAGTGCACCAGCTAAGGGAAGCACGTTTACCGTAAGGATTCCGGTAAGGATAAATATTCCTGCCCAACCTAAAATCCTAACTTCTTATAAAGATACCAATGAGGGCTTTTCCATTTTAATTGTAGAGGATCATCCAGATTTTCAGGATTTCTTGTTTTCTGAACTTAAAGAGGATTTTAATATTTATACGGCAAAGAATGGGTTAGAAGGTTTAGAACAAGTAAAAAAACATCATCCCGATCTTGTGATTAGTGATATAATGATGCCCGTAATGACGGGAATAACTTTATGCCATAATATTAAAAGTGATATTGAAATCTCTCATATCCCGGTGATTTTACTTAGCGCACGATCTTCAGAAGAATCTAAATTAAAAGGTTTTGAAGCTAAGGCCGATGCTTATATGGATAAACCTTTTAATCTGGAAATCCTTAAACAACGTATTGAAAATCTGGTACAGGAACAACAATCCCGAAAAGAAGTTTTTAAAAATTCAGCTGAAATTAAGCCAGACGAAATAACGATCGGTAAAACCGATAGCTTATTCATGGAAAAAGCGCTACAGAAGGTTCACGAAAATATGGAAAACACAGCTTATTCTGTTAAGCAATTAAGTAGTGATCTTAACATGGATCGTACCGGACTTTTCAGAAAAATAAAGGCTATTACTGGCCTATCTCCTACTGCCTTTATTCGCTCCATAAAATTAAAACATGCTCGCCAACTTTTGGATGAAGGAAAATCAGTTTCCGAGGTATCTGTTAAAGTAGGTTTTTCCAGCCTTAGCTATTTTGGAAAATGTTTCCAGCAGGAATATGGAAAAAAACCATCAGATTATAAAAACTGA
- a CDS encoding glycoside hydrolase family 31 protein produces the protein MTHIKYFLMGIACIAFTFTSLAFNNDPNYEKTKLGIKLSLENANLEIQFYTSSMVRVIKTPKNSSFEKKSLSVVLEPKKTSFKIEEKKNELLLKSEKLEIAINTKTGNIRYNSPDHSLLLKEKTGDPLFTPFKDVDQDTYTVSQSFNLDPKETIYGLGILQNGKMSQRNLEVKMIQANREDYIPFFQSVKGYGLFWDNYSPTTFSDDTSATSFTSEVGDGIDYYFMYGGNADSVIAHMRQLTGQAPMFPLWTYGYWQSKERYKSQEETVGVVKKYRDLGVPLDGIIQDWQYWGDNYHWNAMEFLNEEFPNPQKMVDDIHALNAHIIISIWSSFGPKTQPYKELEKDNMLFNFSTWPQSGKSDWPPNMDYPSGVRVYDPYNPKARDIYWKYLKKGLFSLGIDGWWMDSTEPDHLDIKPEDFDEKTYLGSFRKVRNAFPLMTVGGVYKHMREATSDKRVFILTRSAFAGQQRYAANTWSGDTEASWKTLKDQISSGLNFSLTGIPYWNSDIGGFFIWEFKDKLDDPEYRELYARWLQFATFTPMMRSHGADAPREIYQFGKKGEPVYDALEKYINLRYSLLPYIYSEAWQITNQQSSLMRALVMDFPKDEKVLDLNDQYMFGHSFLVAPVLKSMYTEDKKENFQQDGYRQVYLPKGTEWFDYWTGERFSGGQTIDKKAPIDILPLYVKAGSIVPVGPKVDYAEQKDWSNLQINIYPGADAEFTLYEDENDNYNYEKGAYSEIKFVWDNNKQQLTIEKRQGKFEGMLKDRSFQLHIETAETTKTTKKITYKGDKMVIAF, from the coding sequence ATGACTCATATTAAATACTTTTTAATGGGAATAGCATGTATTGCTTTTACCTTTACTTCTCTTGCTTTTAACAACGATCCTAATTATGAGAAAACCAAATTAGGCATAAAATTAAGTCTGGAAAATGCTAATCTTGAGATTCAGTTCTATACATCTTCCATGGTTAGGGTTATAAAAACCCCAAAGAATTCTTCTTTTGAAAAGAAAAGTCTTTCAGTTGTTTTAGAGCCTAAAAAAACATCATTTAAAATTGAAGAAAAAAAGAATGAACTCCTATTGAAAAGTGAAAAACTGGAGATCGCTATTAATACCAAAACAGGTAATATACGTTATAATTCTCCAGATCACTCGCTTCTTTTAAAAGAGAAAACAGGCGATCCTTTATTTACTCCATTTAAAGATGTAGATCAGGACACCTATACGGTAAGCCAAAGCTTTAATTTAGATCCCAAGGAGACTATTTATGGCCTTGGGATTTTACAAAATGGCAAAATGTCACAACGCAACCTGGAAGTTAAAATGATCCAGGCAAACCGCGAAGATTATATTCCGTTTTTCCAATCGGTTAAAGGATATGGTTTATTTTGGGACAATTACTCTCCTACTACGTTTAGCGACGATACAAGCGCCACTTCTTTTACCTCAGAAGTTGGTGATGGAATAGATTATTACTTTATGTATGGCGGTAATGCCGATAGTGTGATTGCTCACATGCGACAATTAACGGGACAGGCGCCTATGTTCCCACTTTGGACATACGGCTACTGGCAAAGTAAAGAGCGCTATAAAAGTCAGGAAGAAACCGTTGGTGTTGTGAAAAAATATCGTGATTTAGGAGTTCCATTAGATGGTATAATCCAGGATTGGCAGTATTGGGGAGATAATTACCATTGGAATGCCATGGAATTTTTAAATGAAGAATTCCCGAATCCTCAAAAAATGGTAGACGATATCCATGCATTGAATGCACATATTATTATTTCAATATGGTCTTCTTTTGGACCAAAAACCCAACCTTATAAAGAATTGGAAAAAGATAACATGTTGTTCAACTTTTCTACATGGCCACAATCTGGTAAAAGTGACTGGCCACCAAACATGGATTATCCTTCAGGCGTAAGGGTTTATGATCCTTATAATCCAAAAGCACGAGATATCTATTGGAAATATCTAAAAAAAGGTTTATTCTCCCTGGGCATCGATGGCTGGTGGATGGACTCTACAGAACCAGATCATTTAGATATCAAACCTGAAGATTTTGATGAAAAAACCTATTTAGGCTCTTTTAGAAAAGTACGTAATGCTTTCCCATTAATGACGGTAGGCGGTGTATATAAGCATATGCGTGAAGCTACCTCAGATAAGCGGGTATTTATTTTAACGCGTTCGGCTTTTGCCGGCCAGCAACGCTATGCTGCCAATACCTGGTCTGGCGATACCGAAGCTTCCTGGAAAACACTAAAAGACCAGATATCCTCAGGACTTAATTTTTCACTTACGGGCATCCCATATTGGAATAGCGATATTGGAGGTTTCTTTATATGGGAGTTTAAGGATAAATTAGACGATCCTGAATATAGGGAACTCTATGCAAGATGGCTTCAGTTCGCAACCTTCACACCAATGATGCGATCCCATGGAGCCGATGCTCCACGCGAAATTTACCAATTTGGTAAAAAAGGAGAACCCGTATATGATGCCCTGGAAAAATATATCAATTTACGCTACAGCCTACTTCCGTATATCTATTCTGAGGCATGGCAGATTACAAATCAACAATCAAGCTTAATGCGTGCTTTGGTAATGGATTTCCCTAAAGATGAAAAGGTCTTAGATCTTAATGATCAATATATGTTTGGACATTCCTTTTTAGTCGCTCCGGTTTTGAAATCGATGTATACCGAAGATAAAAAAGAAAACTTTCAACAAGATGGATATCGTCAAGTATACCTACCAAAAGGAACAGAATGGTTTGATTACTGGACCGGAGAACGTTTTTCTGGCGGACAAACTATCGATAAAAAAGCGCCAATAGATATTCTTCCTTTATATGTGAAAGCAGGGAGTATCGTTCCCGTAGGCCCTAAAGTTGATTATGCTGAACAAAAAGACTGGTCTAACTTACAAATAAATATATATCCCGGTGCTGATGCTGAATTTACACTATATGAAGATGAGAACGATAATTATAATTACGAAAAGGGAGCCTATAGCGAAATAAAATTCGTTTGGGATAATAACAAACAACAATTAACGATCGAAAAGCGTCAAGGAAAGTTTGAGGGAATGCTTAAAGATAGATCATTCCAACTACATATAGAAACTGCTGAAACAACCAAAACTACAAAGAAAATCACTTACAAGGGTGATAAGATGGTTATAGCATTCTAA